One stretch of Acidobacteriota bacterium DNA includes these proteins:
- a CDS encoding transposase, whose protein sequence is MSAHWESRGNAEIKGTLRVVVEAGSDRVEVHQTHPLEGVLPELTGVETETAGVDIGITEVFTDEQGNRYGTELGSFLEKTSEQLRTKGQRRNKLHAVRKAAWTTGDREKANRIRKFNLGTKKQREMTRKQRQTAARIINTAIYSLVAVRQMKILGVEKLDFRTPTPSKALSRRVMLLSRSLLNDRLDFVASAKGFRREDTNSAYSSQTCPNCWFPHPANRRGDRFQCTHLQCRHADIADRVGAEHTKRRVNDPEIRTWTPRWRVKELLLARHLAWKKARLEPPERP, encoded by the coding sequence ATGTCAGCCCACTGGGAGTCGCGTGGAAATGCCGAAATCAAAGGCACGCTGCGAGTGGTGGTCGAGGCCGGGAGCGACCGGGTTGAGGTCCATCAAACGCACCCGCTCGAAGGTGTGCTGCCAGAATTGACTGGCGTCGAAACGGAAACTGCCGGGGTGGACATTGGTATCACGGAAGTGTTCACCGATGAGCAGGGAAACCGGTATGGAACGGAACTGGGTTCATTTTTGGAAAAAACGTCGGAACAGCTCAGAACCAAAGGGCAACGCCGAAACAAGCTTCACGCGGTGAGAAAGGCGGCCTGGACCACCGGAGACCGGGAGAAAGCCAACCGGATTCGGAAATTCAACCTTGGAACAAAAAAACAACGGGAGATGACGCGAAAACAACGTCAAACGGCGGCCAGAATCATCAACACGGCGATTTACAGCCTGGTGGCCGTCCGACAGATGAAAATTTTGGGCGTGGAGAAACTCGATTTTCGCACCCCGACACCGAGCAAAGCGCTTTCGCGCCGGGTGATGCTCCTGAGTCGTTCGCTGCTCAACGACCGGCTTGATTTTGTGGCGTCGGCGAAAGGTTTTCGTCGAGAGGACACCAATTCCGCTTATAGCTCGCAAACTTGTCCGAACTGCTGGTTTCCCCATCCGGCCAACCGCCGTGGAGACAGGTTTCAGTGTACTCACCTTCAGTGCAGACATGCGGATATAGCTGACAGAGTTGGTGCCGAGCATACCAAACGAAGAGTAAATGACCCTGAAATCCGGACGTGGACGCCGCGCTGGAGGGTCAAGGAACTTCTTTTGGCACGTCATCTGGCGTGGAAAAAGGCCCGCTTGGAACCGCCTGAACGCCCG
- a CDS encoding IS607 family transposase, with amino-acid sequence MNIYKPREFGALIGRAVITLQSWDRKGILKAHRTPTGKRFYTHEQYLEYMAAAGNPVDALASKRKRVAYCRVSGSGQRKDLEAQKRAVEAWNLGTGQVIDEWVEDIGSGLNYDRKGFVRLMEQVEAEEIGEIILAHQDRLVRFGWSWFERFCEAHGTKLVVMGHESLSPQEEVTKDLMKIIENFSPRVYGLRRYGKEVKKIVETVEGGRPEAAE; translated from the coding sequence ATGAATATATATAAACCACGCGAATTTGGCGCCTTAATCGGACGGGCAGTGATTACGTTACAGAGTTGGGATCGGAAAGGGATATTAAAAGCCCACCGGACGCCGACGGGGAAGCGATTTTACACGCACGAGCAATATCTTGAATACATGGCGGCGGCGGGGAATCCAGTGGACGCACTGGCCTCCAAACGAAAACGAGTGGCCTATTGCCGGGTCTCGGGTTCGGGCCAGCGGAAGGATTTGGAAGCGCAAAAGCGAGCGGTGGAAGCGTGGAATCTGGGGACGGGACAGGTAATAGATGAGTGGGTGGAGGACATCGGATCGGGGTTGAATTATGATCGGAAGGGATTTGTCCGGTTGATGGAGCAGGTGGAAGCGGAGGAAATCGGGGAAATCATTCTGGCACATCAAGATCGGCTGGTGAGGTTTGGCTGGAGCTGGTTTGAGCGGTTTTGTGAGGCGCACGGAACGAAACTGGTGGTGATGGGTCACGAGAGTTTGTCGCCGCAGGAAGAAGTGACAAAGGATTTGATGAAGATCATCGAGAATTTCTCGCCACGGGTGTACGGATTACGACGCTACGGAAAAGAAGTCAAAAAGATAGTCGAGACGGTTGAGGGTGGAAGGCCGGAGGCAGCCGAATGA
- a CDS encoding ATP-grasp domain-containing protein, whose translation MKLKNYSNSPDQFHHIVERYFASEYRSRGRVIARKLVQFKAVRSSDKGFPFGREFRTFICHGEIVACGYYWDGHDPLMHLSPAEAAQVANLALEAATRLNVPFVAVDVGQLVNDEWIVIEANDAQFAGTTSQINRLALWNSLLDIVSRQ comes from the coding sequence ATAAAACTCAAGAACTATTCTAACTCTCCTGACCAATTTCATCACATTGTCGAGCGGTATTTTGCTTCCGAGTATCGTTCCCGTGGGCGGGTTATTGCCCGTAAACTAGTTCAATTTAAAGCAGTTCGGAGTTCAGACAAAGGTTTTCCATTTGGGCGGGAATTCCGAACCTTCATCTGTCACGGTGAAATTGTAGCCTGCGGATATTACTGGGATGGGCACGACCCGTTGATGCACCTGTCTCCTGCCGAAGCAGCACAGGTCGCCAATCTGGCGTTGGAAGCCGCCACCCGGCTCAACGTCCCGTTCGTTGCGGTTGATGTCGGTCAACTGGTCAATGACGAATGGATTGTGATCGAAGCCAACGACGCTCAATTTGCCGGAACCACCAGCCAGATCAACCGGCTGGCGTTGTGGAATTCACTTCTGGATATCGTCAGTCGTCAGTAG